Proteins from a single region of Rhea pennata isolate bPtePen1 chromosome 4, bPtePen1.pri, whole genome shotgun sequence:
- the AADAT gene encoding kynurenine/alpha-aminoadipate aminotransferase, mitochondrial isoform X2: protein MNYSRFITSVSAARKASPIRLLTELMQKSPSSLISLAGGAPNPNTFPFKAATVAIEHGTAVEIGEDLMKRALQYSASGGIPELLSWLKNFQRNLHNPPTASYSPEQGQMEMCITTGSQEGLCKVFEMLINPGDNILLDAPTYSGTLAALRPLGCNIINVPSDQHGIIPKALKEILSSWSPEDVKSRSHNIPKFLYTIPNGCNPTGNSLTTERKKEIYQLARKYDFLIIEDDPYYFLQFEKPWAPTFLSMDVDGRVIRTDSFSKILSSGLRIGFLTGPKPLIDRVILHIQVSTMHTSTFTQIMISQLLQQWGEKGFLEHIDRVVEFYRTQRDAMLIAADKWLKGLAEWCPPAAGMFLWIKIKGVSDTQQLIMEKALQKEVLLVPGGAFNIDSSEPSSYVRASFSLSSPAQMDQAFRRLADLIKEAI from the exons ATGAATTACTCTCGGTTCATCACCTCTGTGAGTGCAGCAAGAAAAGCATCTCCAATAAGACTTCTAA CTGAACTGATGCAGAAGTCTCCTTCATCACTCATCTCACTGGCTGGAGGGGCACCAAACCCTAACACTTTCCCATTTAAGGCAGCTACTGTTGCCATTGAACATGGAACTGCTGTTGAAATTGGGGAAGATTTGATGAAGAGGGCTCTCCAGTACTCCGCCTCAGGAGG GATTCCAGAACTGTTGTCTTGGTTAAAAAATTTTCAGAGGAATCTACATAATCCCCCCACAGCCAGCTACAGTCCTGAGCAAGGACAAATGGAAATGTGCATCACAACTGGCAGCCAGGAAGGCTTATGTAAG GTGTTTGAAATGCTCATTAACCCTGGGGACAATATCCTTTTGGATGCACCTACATATTCTGGGACACTAGCAGCT CTGAGACCTTTGGGTTGTAACATAATTAATGTTCCTAGTGACCAACATGGCATTATTCCAAAAGCTCTGAAGGAAATTCTGTCTTCTTGGAGCCCTGAAGATGTAAAAAGCCGTAGCCACAATATCCCTAAATTCCTGTACACTATACCAAATGGTTGCAACCCAACTGGAAACTCTTTGACCACAGAGCGCAAGAAGGAGATATACCAG cTTGCAAGAAAATATGATTTCCTTATAATAGAAGATGATCCTTACTACTTTCTTCAGTTTGAAAAG ccATGGGCTCCAACTTTCCTTTCAATGGATGTGGATGGCCGAGTTATCAGGACTGACTCTTTCTCTAAAATTCTGTCATCAGG GTTGAGGATAGGCTTTCTGACAGGTCCAAAGCCTCTTATCGACAGAGTTATTCTACACATACAGGTATCAACAATGCACACCAGTACTTTCACACAG attATGATATCACAGCTTCTTCAGCAATGGGGAGAAAAGGGTTTCTTGGAGCATATAGACAG GGTGGTGGAGTTCTACAGAACCCAGCGGGATGCAATGCTCATTGCTGCTGACAAGTGGTTAAAAG ggTTGGCAGAATGGtgccctcctgctgcaggcaTGTTCTTATGGATCAAAATTAAGGGAGTTTCTGACACACAGCAGCTGATCATGgaaaaagctttgcagaaagaG GTGTTACTAGTTCCTGGAGGAGCATTCAATATTGATAGTTCAGAGCCTAGTTCTTATGTCAGAGCCTccttctctctgtcttctccagCCCAGATGGATCAA GCTTTCAGGAGACTGGCTGACCTTATAAAAGAAGCTATATGA
- the AADAT gene encoding kynurenine/alpha-aminoadipate aminotransferase, mitochondrial isoform X1, with the protein MIKQAFVYRKMAIAGPCVPLLGRNLLGVEKTPNMNYSRFITSVSAARKASPIRLLTELMQKSPSSLISLAGGAPNPNTFPFKAATVAIEHGTAVEIGEDLMKRALQYSASGGIPELLSWLKNFQRNLHNPPTASYSPEQGQMEMCITTGSQEGLCKVFEMLINPGDNILLDAPTYSGTLAALRPLGCNIINVPSDQHGIIPKALKEILSSWSPEDVKSRSHNIPKFLYTIPNGCNPTGNSLTTERKKEIYQLARKYDFLIIEDDPYYFLQFEKPWAPTFLSMDVDGRVIRTDSFSKILSSGLRIGFLTGPKPLIDRVILHIQVSTMHTSTFTQIMISQLLQQWGEKGFLEHIDRVVEFYRTQRDAMLIAADKWLKGLAEWCPPAAGMFLWIKIKGVSDTQQLIMEKALQKEVLLVPGGAFNIDSSEPSSYVRASFSLSSPAQMDQAFRRLADLIKEAI; encoded by the exons ATATGAATTACTCTCGGTTCATCACCTCTGTGAGTGCAGCAAGAAAAGCATCTCCAATAAGACTTCTAA CTGAACTGATGCAGAAGTCTCCTTCATCACTCATCTCACTGGCTGGAGGGGCACCAAACCCTAACACTTTCCCATTTAAGGCAGCTACTGTTGCCATTGAACATGGAACTGCTGTTGAAATTGGGGAAGATTTGATGAAGAGGGCTCTCCAGTACTCCGCCTCAGGAGG GATTCCAGAACTGTTGTCTTGGTTAAAAAATTTTCAGAGGAATCTACATAATCCCCCCACAGCCAGCTACAGTCCTGAGCAAGGACAAATGGAAATGTGCATCACAACTGGCAGCCAGGAAGGCTTATGTAAG GTGTTTGAAATGCTCATTAACCCTGGGGACAATATCCTTTTGGATGCACCTACATATTCTGGGACACTAGCAGCT CTGAGACCTTTGGGTTGTAACATAATTAATGTTCCTAGTGACCAACATGGCATTATTCCAAAAGCTCTGAAGGAAATTCTGTCTTCTTGGAGCCCTGAAGATGTAAAAAGCCGTAGCCACAATATCCCTAAATTCCTGTACACTATACCAAATGGTTGCAACCCAACTGGAAACTCTTTGACCACAGAGCGCAAGAAGGAGATATACCAG cTTGCAAGAAAATATGATTTCCTTATAATAGAAGATGATCCTTACTACTTTCTTCAGTTTGAAAAG ccATGGGCTCCAACTTTCCTTTCAATGGATGTGGATGGCCGAGTTATCAGGACTGACTCTTTCTCTAAAATTCTGTCATCAGG GTTGAGGATAGGCTTTCTGACAGGTCCAAAGCCTCTTATCGACAGAGTTATTCTACACATACAGGTATCAACAATGCACACCAGTACTTTCACACAG attATGATATCACAGCTTCTTCAGCAATGGGGAGAAAAGGGTTTCTTGGAGCATATAGACAG GGTGGTGGAGTTCTACAGAACCCAGCGGGATGCAATGCTCATTGCTGCTGACAAGTGGTTAAAAG ggTTGGCAGAATGGtgccctcctgctgcaggcaTGTTCTTATGGATCAAAATTAAGGGAGTTTCTGACACACAGCAGCTGATCATGgaaaaagctttgcagaaagaG GTGTTACTAGTTCCTGGAGGAGCATTCAATATTGATAGTTCAGAGCCTAGTTCTTATGTCAGAGCCTccttctctctgtcttctccagCCCAGATGGATCAA GCTTTCAGGAGACTGGCTGACCTTATAAAAGAAGCTATATGA